A DNA window from Brassica napus cultivar Da-Ae chromosome C1, Da-Ae, whole genome shotgun sequence contains the following coding sequences:
- the LOC125580664 gene encoding calcium-binding protein CML42, with protein sequence MESNDDNKRVNIQSSSSFRLRSPSLNALRLQRIFDLFDKNGDGFITVDELSQALSRLGLNADLSDLLSTVESYIQPGNTGLNFDDFSSLHKTLDDSFFGGAGDDDDDNDDDPSSAAADESDLAEAFKVFDENGDGFISARELQAVLKKLGLPEGGEMERVEKMIVSVDRNKDGRVDFFEFKNMMRTVVIPS encoded by the coding sequence atggagAGCAACGACGATAACAAGAGAGTTAATAtacaatcatcatcatccttcAGGCTTCGAAGCCCAAGCCTAAACGCACTCCGTCTCCAACGCATCTTCGACTTATTCGACAAAAACGGCGACGGTTTCATCACCGTCGATGAGCTAAGCCAAGCTCTCTCCCGACTCGGTCTCAACGCCGATCTCTCCGACCTCTTATCCACCGTCGAATCCTACATCCAGCCTGGTAACACCGGCCTCAACTTCGACGACTTCTCCTCCCTCCACAAGACCCTCGACGACTCCTTCTTCGGCGGAGCgggagacgacgacgacgacaacGACGACGATCCTTCCTCCGCCGCAGCCGACGAGTCGGATCTCGCGGAGGCGTTTAAGGTGTTCGACGAGAACGGCGACGGGTTTATATCGGCTAGGGAGTTGCAGGCGGTGTTGAAGAAGCTTGGGTTGCCTGAAGGAGGGGAGATGGAGAGAGTGGAGAAGATGATCGTCTCCGTTGACCGGAATAAGGATGGTCGCGTTGACTTTTTCGAGTTCAAGAACATGATGCGCACCGTCGTCATCCCTTCTTga